In Capsicum annuum cultivar UCD-10X-F1 chromosome 7, UCD10Xv1.1, whole genome shotgun sequence, one genomic interval encodes:
- the LOC107878300 gene encoding mitogen-activated protein kinase kinase kinase 1, which produces MHRLPGIFAHKKRVDSKQKQRGESSVKTAKPRLQRLNAKKNIDYEPSMLDFNCDDNKSFRIEGKKADEFLDFFEKLGFSGPDDFAIPADEWDAMIVRSSSAEVNNYSDSNDVSEGCAKAIQLQIDKHVVDATSNGSCCGGSGAIVKENICGYSGIGKASDVIQLQIQSVKLNDDGAGVVCSASVISDAVSNGNEHVSLLGGGGGGGGIRGLRPPFLAPPPVMSLPIVDDACSTWDIFKAFGPEDCTGLGIVGNGICRSEVVDGDEECIKNEEDEENSTRRILGVNSLLSVSSSFTTTSNDDDSSSSTTERMSIISPNGRFARFITRWDKGELLGRGSFGSVYEGISEDGFFFAVKEVSLLDQGDGGRQSLYQLEQEIELLSQFEHENIVRYYGTDKNDSKLYIFLELVTQGSLLKLYQKYHLRDSQVSAYTRQILHGLKYLHDRNVVHRDIKCANILVDANGSVKLADFGLAKATKFNDVKSFKGTALWMAPEVVNRKTQGYGLAADIWSLGCTVLEMLTRRFPYSNFDSPMQVLYRIGKGEPPAVPNTLSIDARDFINHCLQVDPSARPTASQLLEHPFVKRALPSSSGSASPLNLGRRF; this is translated from the exons ATGCATCGATTGCCAGGAATCTTTGCTCACAAAAAGCGCGTCGATTCTAAGCAAAAACAGCGCGGCGAATCTTCGGTTAAGACGGCAAAGCCGAGGTTACAACGGTTGAACGCTAAGAAGAATATTGACTACGAACCTTCTATGCTTGACTTTAACTGTGATGACAATAAGAGTTTTCGGATCGAAGGGAAAAAAGCTGACGAGTTTCTCGATTTTTTTGAAAAGTTGGGGTTTTCTGGTCCTGATGATTTCGCTATTCCTGCTGATGAATGGGATGCTATGATTGTACGCTCGTCCTCCGCCGAGGTTAATAATTATAGTGACAGTAATGATGTGAGTGAGGGTTGTGCTAAAGCAATTCAGCTGCAGATTGATAAACATGTGGTTGATGCTACTAGCAACGGCAGCTGTTGTGGAGGGAGTGGTGCTATAGTTAAGGAGAATATTTGTGGATATTCGGGTATTGGTAAAGCTAGTGATGTAATTCAGCTGCAAATTCAGTCAGTTAAGTTAAATGATGACGGAGCTGGAGTTGTTTGCAGTGCTAGTGTGATTAGTGATGCTGTTTCAAATGGAAATGAACATGTAAGTTTACttggaggtggtggtggtggaggagGGATAAGGGGTTTAAGGCCGCCTTTTCTGGCACCTCCACCGGTTATGTCACTGCCAATTGTTGATGATGCGTGTTCTACTTGGGATATTTTTAAGGCATTTGGGCCTGAAGATTGTACGGGATTAGGAATTGTGGGTAATGGGATTTGTAGATCTGAGGTTGTTGATGGAGATGAAGAATGTATTAAGAATGAGGAGGATGAGGAGAATAGTACTAGGCGGATATTAGGAGTGAATAGTTTACTCTCTGTGTCCAGTTCTTTTACCACTACTTCAAATGATGATGATTCTTCCAGCTCCACCACGGAGCGTATGTCAATCATCTCACCTAATGGGAGATTCGCGCGGTTCATTACACGATGGGACAAGGGTGAACTCCTAGGACGTGGATCATTTGGATCCGTCTACGAAGGAATTTCAGA GGATGGTTTCTTTTTCGCTGTGAAGGAGGTCTCATTACTTGATCAAGGTGATGGGGGAAGGCAAAGTCTATACCAACTTGAACAG GAGATTGAACTTCTGAGTCAGTTTGAACACGAGAACATAGTCCGATATTATGGAACCGACAAG AATGATTCAAAATTGTACATCTTTCTTGAGCTGGTTACACAAGGATCTCTGTTGAAACTTTACCAGAAGTATCACCTTCGGGATTCGCAAGTATCTGCCTATACAAGACAGATTTTACATGGTTTGAAGTATTTGCATGACCGAAATGTGGTCCACAG aGATATTAAATGCGCTAATATATTGGTGGATGCTAATGGATCAGTCAAGCTTGCTGATTTTGGCCTTGCAAAG GCTACTAAGTTTAATGATGTCAAGTCTTTCAAGGGTACTGCACTCTGGATGGCTCCTGAG GTTGTGAACAGGAAGACCCAAGGTTATGGACTTGCAGCTGATATATGGAGCCTTGGCTGCACCGTCCTGGAGATGCTCACTCGCCGGTTTCCTTACTCCAACTTCGATAGT CCAATGCAGGTACTGTATAGAATTGGAAAGGGGGAACCTCCAGCTGTTCCTAATACCCTTTCGATAGATGCACGAGATTTTATTAACCACTGTCTGCAAGTGGATCCAAGTGCTCGTCCAACTGCTTCTCAGCTCTTGGAGCATCCGTTTGTGAAACGAGCACTTCCCTCTTCCTCAGGCTCAGCTTCTCCTCTCAATCTAGGCAGGAGGTTTTGA